The Pyxidicoccus sp. MSG2 DNA segment CCACCATGAATGCGGTGACGATGACGGTGACCGACTCGACGTTGGTTCCGTAGTGCGTGAAGAGCGCCCGCTGCCACACCGTCTGGTAGAGCAGCGCGGAGAAGCCGGAGGCGAAGAAGACCGGCGCCACCCACCGGAGTGGGAGCACGCCGGCCGCGGACCGTGGCTCGGCGAGAGGGTCCATGGCGGGGGATTCTGGGACGAGCGGCTCGGGTGCGGACAAGGTGGCCCGCATCCTACGTCCTCTCTCCCTGCCCGATGCGTCCCGTGACAGGCCCGGGCCGCCTGTCGGCCCGCACCACCAGCAGGCGTGAAGCACCCGCACGGCCCCGGGCGCTTGCTGCCGCAGCTCGAGGAGACGTCACCGGGGACGACCGCCCCTCACGTGGCGAGCGACAGTTCTCGTCAGTCACGCTGACCAATTTTGTCAGCCCTGCATTCCCGATTCGTGAGCCCCGGCTCTCGTTCCACGGAAATCAGCCACTTGGGCATGTTGATCCTACTGGCATGGCGAGTGCTATTGTCCGCGGCGGGCGCAGTGCCCTTGCCAAAACCTCCCCGAGGACCCCCAATGCGCGTCTCCCGCTTCAACCCCCGCAACCGTGGCTTCACGCTCATCGAGCTCATGATCGTGGTCGCCATCATCGGCATCCTGGCCGCCATCGCCATCCCGAACTTCCTCAAGTTCCAGGCGCGCTCCAAGCAGTCCGAGGCGAAGACCAACCTCAAGGCCCTGTACACCGCGCAGAAGTCGTTCTTCTCCGAGAAGGACCGCTACTCGATGTTCGCCAACGAGCTCGGCTTCGCGCCCGAGCGCGGCAACCGCTACGGCTACATCGTCGGCACGGGCGGTGCGAACGAGGATCGCGCCACCGCCACCATCAACAACCCCGCTGGCCAGGGCGTGTCGAGCATCTCCTTCGACGTGTTCCGCTTCAAGGGCGCCACCGCGGTTCCGGCCCCCTCCGTGGCCAACTACATCCCGGACACCACGGGCCGCACCACGGCCTTCGGCGTGCAGCCGGACGTGGCGACCTGCCCCAACTGCAACTTCTTCGCGGGTGCCCAGGGCAACGCGGACAACGAGGCCACGTTCGATGACTGGGTCATCGCCGGCTTCGAGGGTCACGGCCAGGTGACGGGCTGCTCCGAAGAGGGCAACGTCTCCTCCGGCACCCCGTACAACACGCGCAACGACGTCGCCTGCGACTGATATGGAATGAACGGTGGCCCGACCACTGTTCTTCGGGCCGCTCTCCTTCCGGGGGGCGGCCCTTCGCCTTTTCAGAGTTCCAGGATGCTCATGCGGATTGTCGTGCTGTGCCTGGCTGTCTGTTCTGTCGCCCTCATGGCGGACAAGCCGGCCAAGCCCTTGAGAACGAAGGACGGCCCCATCCTGCCTCGGAGGGAGATGCTCGAGGTGCTGGGGGCCGCGCAGAAGCCGCTGCTGGCGGACTTCTATTGGCTGCAGGCCATCCAGCAGATGGGCCGCGCCAATACGGACACCGAGTACCGCGACATCTTCTTCTACGCGGACCTGGCGACCGACCTCGACCCGAAGTTCCGCTACGTCTACGAGTGGGGAGGCGTCG contains these protein-coding regions:
- the pilA gene encoding type IV pilin protein PilA; translation: MRVSRFNPRNRGFTLIELMIVVAIIGILAAIAIPNFLKFQARSKQSEAKTNLKALYTAQKSFFSEKDRYSMFANELGFAPERGNRYGYIVGTGGANEDRATATINNPAGQGVSSISFDVFRFKGATAVPAPSVANYIPDTTGRTTAFGVQPDVATCPNCNFFAGAQGNADNEATFDDWVIAGFEGHGQVTGCSEEGNVSSGTPYNTRNDVACD